A section of the Leptotrichia sp. HSP-342 genome encodes:
- a CDS encoding 3-keto-L-gulonate-6-phosphate decarboxylase UlaD, producing MAKPLLQVALDHSDLKGAIKAAVSVGEEVDVIEAGTVCLLQVGSELVEVLRNLFPDKIIVADTKCADAGGTVAKNNAVRGADWMTCICSATIPTMKAALKAIKEERGERGEIQVELYGDWTYEQAQLWLDAGINQAIYHQSRDALLAGETWGEKDLNKVKKLIEMGFKVSVTGGLNTDTLKLFEGVDVFTFIAGRGITEAEDPAAAARAFKTEIDKYWK from the coding sequence ATGGCAAAACCATTATTACAAGTTGCACTTGATCATTCGGATTTGAAAGGTGCGATAAAAGCAGCAGTATCAGTTGGGGAAGAAGTTGATGTTATAGAGGCTGGAACAGTTTGTCTGTTGCAAGTTGGAAGTGAACTAGTTGAAGTTTTGAGAAATTTATTTCCTGATAAAATAATAGTGGCAGATACAAAATGTGCAGACGCAGGGGGAACAGTTGCTAAAAATAATGCAGTTCGTGGAGCAGACTGGATGACATGTATCTGTTCTGCAACAATTCCTACAATGAAAGCAGCTTTAAAAGCTATAAAGGAAGAGCGTGGAGAACGTGGTGAAATTCAAGTGGAACTGTATGGCGACTGGACTTACGAACAAGCTCAGCTTTGGTTAGATGCAGGAATTAATCAGGCTATTTACCATCAAAGCAGGGATGCCTTGCTGGCTGGAGAAACTTGGGGAGAAAAGGACTTGAATAAAGTCAAAAAATTAATTGAAATGGGATTTAAAGTTTCTGTAACAGGTGGACTTAATACTGATACACTAAAATTATTTGAAGGTGTAGATGTGTTTACATTTATTGCAGGGCGTGGAATTACTGAAGCAGAAGATCCTGCGGCAGCTGCCAGAGCATTTAAAACAGAAATCGATAAATATTGGAAATAG
- a CDS encoding PTS sugar transporter subunit IIA — MNLLDSLKENNSVVLQQEANNWEEAIKVCMKPLLESNSIEEKYIENIIKRTKELGPFYILAPGLAMPHERPEMGVNKNSFSLVTLKKPVSFPDGQEVDILIGLAAENDEVHAGEAIPQIVMLFDDEDVFEKIREAKTSEDIYNLIEEKA, encoded by the coding sequence ATGAATTTGCTGGATTCTTTGAAAGAAAATAATTCTGTTGTGTTACAGCAGGAGGCAAATAATTGGGAAGAAGCAATAAAAGTGTGTATGAAACCTCTTTTGGAAAGCAATTCGATAGAGGAAAAATACATAGAAAATATAATAAAAAGAACAAAGGAGTTAGGTCCTTTCTACATTTTGGCTCCAGGATTGGCAATGCCACATGAACGTCCTGAAATGGGAGTTAATAAAAATTCTTTCAGTCTTGTTACGTTGAAAAAGCCAGTATCATTTCCAGACGGACAGGAAGTGGACATATTAATTGGACTGGCGGCTGAAAATGATGAAGTTCATGCAGGAGAAGCAATACCTCAAATTGTAATGCTTTTTGATGATGAAGATGTTTTTGAAAAAATAAGAGAGGCTAAAACATCAGAAGATATTTATAACTTGATAGAAGAAAAAGCATAA
- a CDS encoding PTS sugar transporter subunit IIB yields the protein MIKVLAVCGSGMGTSMIMKLKVGKVLQKLGVQADVNSCSLGEAKSGLSNYDLVIASTHIAPELKGGPNTKIVGLLNLLDEKELESKLTEAGIA from the coding sequence ATGATTAAAGTATTAGCAGTTTGCGGAAGCGGAATGGGAACAAGCATGATTATGAAGTTAAAAGTTGGAAAAGTATTGCAAAAATTAGGAGTACAGGCAGATGTAAATTCATGCAGTCTAGGAGAAGCTAAATCAGGACTTTCAAATTATGACTTAGTTATTGCTTCAACTCATATTGCGCCTGAATTAAAAGGTGGACCAAATACAAAAATAGTTGGACTTTTAAATTTACTTGATGAAAAAGAGCTTGAAAGTAAATTGACAGAAGCTGGAATAGCTTAA
- a CDS encoding PTS ascorbate transporter subunit IIC — protein sequence MEFLMLIGKWFAQNILTKPEFFVGLLVFFGYLFMGKKIYEAVGGFIKATVGYMILNVGAKGLVVTFRPILEALGKEFQLKAAVIDPYFGLQAVEAALKTIGQTTASVMTALLIGFILNILLVLFRKITKIRTLFITGHIMQQQAQTATWMLFFLFPQFRNVTGVVLIGIFVGIYWAVGSNLSVEPTQRLTENAGFAIGHQQMFAVWVADKLAPKLGNPKKRLDDLKLPNWLSMLHDDIISTGLIMMIFFGGIMLVLGPNHFTSIKGGDIVSAYDPKKLWFGTYVISTTLSFAVYLTILKTGVRMFVSELTVSFQGISNKILPGSFPAVDCAATYGFGSPSAVLFGFLVGTVAQFISIALLLIFKSPIFIITGFVPVFFDNATIAVFADKRGGARAAFILSALSGVFQVFLGAAAVILFGLSDFGGWHGNIDQSTLWLGQGFIMKYLGIIGYVLVIVTMLIIPQIQYAKSKNKEQYYEGTVDLEEN from the coding sequence ATGGAGTTCTTAATGTTAATTGGAAAGTGGTTTGCACAAAATATTTTGACAAAGCCTGAGTTTTTTGTAGGTTTGTTAGTTTTCTTCGGATACTTGTTCATGGGGAAAAAAATCTATGAAGCAGTCGGAGGATTTATTAAAGCGACAGTTGGATATATGATATTAAATGTAGGGGCTAAAGGGCTAGTTGTAACTTTTAGACCTATACTGGAAGCACTGGGAAAAGAATTCCAGCTAAAAGCGGCGGTTATTGATCCATATTTTGGGTTACAGGCAGTGGAAGCTGCGCTAAAAACAATAGGGCAGACAACAGCTTCGGTTATGACAGCTTTATTAATAGGATTTATTTTAAATATATTACTGGTATTATTTAGAAAAATAACTAAAATTAGAACATTGTTCATAACAGGGCATATTATGCAGCAGCAAGCACAAACAGCTACTTGGATGTTATTCTTTTTATTCCCGCAGTTCAGAAATGTTACGGGAGTAGTGTTAATCGGTATATTTGTTGGAATTTACTGGGCTGTAGGATCTAACTTGTCAGTAGAGCCTACTCAAAGATTGACTGAAAATGCAGGATTTGCGATAGGGCATCAGCAAATGTTCGCAGTATGGGTAGCTGATAAATTGGCGCCAAAATTGGGAAATCCTAAAAAACGTTTAGATGATCTGAAATTGCCAAATTGGCTTTCAATGCTGCATGACGATATTATTTCAACAGGGTTAATAATGATGATATTCTTTGGCGGAATAATGCTAGTTTTAGGACCTAACCATTTTACATCTATAAAAGGTGGAGATATAGTAAGCGCATACGATCCTAAAAAACTGTGGTTCGGAACTTACGTCATATCGACAACATTGTCATTTGCAGTTTATTTAACAATATTGAAAACAGGTGTTAGAATGTTCGTGTCAGAACTTACAGTGTCATTCCAGGGAATCTCAAATAAAATTTTACCAGGATCATTCCCAGCGGTTGACTGTGCGGCAACATACGGATTTGGATCGCCAAGTGCAGTATTGTTTGGATTTTTAGTAGGAACAGTAGCTCAATTTATTTCAATAGCGCTGTTACTGATATTTAAATCTCCAATATTTATTATAACAGGATTCGTTCCAGTATTCTTTGACAATGCGACAATCGCAGTATTTGCAGATAAACGTGGCGGTGCAAGGGCGGCATTTATTTTATCAGCATTATCAGGAGTATTCCAAGTATTCTTAGGAGCGGCGGCAGTAATATTGTTTGGATTATCTGATTTTGGAGGATGGCATGGAAATATAGATCAAAGCACGCTGTGGCTTGGACAAGGATTTATAATGAAATATTTAGGAATAATAGGATACGTGCTAGTAATTGTTACAATGCTAATAATTCCTCAAATTCAATATGCTAAATCTAAAAATAAAGAGCAGTATTATGAAGGAACTGTAGATTTGGAAGAAAATTAA
- the ulaG gene encoding L-ascorbate 6-phosphate lactonase, which translates to MSKLDEITRESWILGTFPEWGTWLNEEIAETVVKPKTVAMWWLGNMGLWIKTEGNANIAMDIWVATGKRSQKNKLMKPKHQHQRAVGCVALQPNLRLTPCVIDPFAIEGLDALLATHSHSDHIDVNVAAAVVKNCPEAKFVGPKTCIEIWRKWGVPEDRLVQVKPGDEITIKDAKIKALESFDRTMLLTVAEDVTLKGNLPPDMDEMAVNYLVETTGGNIYNAGDSHHSNYFVKHGNENKVDVAFVGYGDNPRGMTDKLTSSDVLRVAEELRTQVVIPLHHDIWSNFMADPKEITLLWNYRKDRMKYEFKPYIWQPGGKFVFPDNKDDMEYMYRRGFEDAFTIEPDLPFKSFL; encoded by the coding sequence ATGTCAAAATTAGATGAAATCACAAGAGAATCTTGGATTTTGGGGACATTTCCTGAATGGGGAACTTGGTTAAATGAGGAAATAGCTGAAACAGTAGTAAAACCAAAAACTGTAGCAATGTGGTGGCTTGGAAACATGGGACTTTGGATAAAAACAGAAGGAAATGCGAATATTGCAATGGACATCTGGGTAGCAACAGGTAAAAGAAGTCAAAAAAATAAATTAATGAAACCTAAACATCAACATCAAAGAGCAGTTGGATGTGTAGCTTTACAGCCGAATTTAAGACTTACGCCTTGTGTTATAGATCCTTTTGCAATAGAAGGTCTTGATGCATTGCTTGCAACACATTCACATAGTGATCATATAGATGTAAATGTTGCAGCGGCAGTTGTAAAAAATTGTCCAGAAGCAAAATTCGTAGGACCAAAAACATGTATTGAAATTTGGAGAAAATGGGGAGTGCCTGAAGATAGGCTGGTACAAGTAAAACCAGGAGATGAAATTACAATAAAAGATGCAAAAATAAAAGCATTGGAATCATTTGACAGAACTATGCTTTTAACAGTTGCTGAAGATGTAACATTAAAAGGAAATTTACCGCCTGATATGGATGAAATGGCAGTAAACTATTTAGTTGAAACAACAGGTGGAAATATTTACAATGCAGGAGATTCACACCATTCAAACTATTTTGTAAAACATGGAAATGAAAATAAAGTAGACGTGGCATTTGTAGGATATGGAGATAATCCAAGAGGAATGACAGATAAATTAACTTCTTCAGATGTGCTAAGAGTAGCTGAAGAATTGAGAACACAAGTTGTTATACCGCTTCATCATGATATTTGGTCTAACTTTATGGCAGATCCGAAAGAAATAACATTATTGTGGAATTATAGAAAAGATAGAATGAAGTATGAATTTAAACCATATATATGGCAGCCTGGAGGGAAATTTGTATTCCCTGATAACAAAGATGATATGGAATATATGTACAGAAGAGGATTTGAAGACGCATTTACAATAGAACCTGATTTGCCATTTAAATCATTCTTATAA
- the msrA gene encoding peptide-methionine (S)-S-oxide reductase MsrA: MENIKEIYFAGGCFWGVEKFFKMAPGVVETTVGYANGQTLDTSYEILKMTDHAETVHIKYDNNIISLNKLLDYYFSIIDPTSINRQGLDEGRQYRTGIYYVDKKDLETIKSKVDSEQNKYSREIQVEVRPLKHYILAEDYHQSYLDNNPGGYCHIDLESAIKIFGKK; the protein is encoded by the coding sequence ATGGAAAATATTAAGGAAATTTATTTTGCTGGAGGATGTTTCTGGGGAGTAGAAAAATTTTTCAAGATGGCTCCGGGTGTTGTTGAAACAACAGTAGGATATGCCAATGGACAGACTCTTGATACAAGCTATGAAATTTTGAAAATGACAGATCATGCAGAAACGGTGCATATAAAATATGATAATAATATAATTTCCTTAAATAAACTTCTGGACTATTATTTTTCGATAATCGATCCTACAAGCATTAACAGACAGGGGCTTGATGAAGGTCGTCAATACCGAACTGGAATTTATTATGTTGATAAGAAGGATCTAGAAACAATAAAATCAAAAGTAGACAGCGAACAGAATAAATATTCAAGAGAAATACAGGTGGAAGTAAGACCATTGAAACATTATATTTTAGCTGAGGATTACCATCAGAGTTATTTAGATAATAATCCTGGAGGCTATTGCCACATTGATCTGGAAAGTGCGATAAAAATTTTTGGAAAGAAATAA
- a CDS encoding MalY/PatB family protein, with protein sequence MKYNFDEIIDRKNNHSVKYKELMRKFGVDDVIPLWIADMDFRTAQPIIDALEKKVQHGIFGYVYRPDEYFESFINWQKRRFGWEPKKELLSFSIGIVPSLGALVQIFSEKGDKILIQTPVYSEFYDINEDNARVVIENRFIEKNGEYSLDLEDLENKLKENPKLFILCNPHNPLGHVWTRDELEAIGNLCIKYKVPVISDEIHADLTLWDNKHIPMASVSEEIRQNTITCTSTGKAFNLAGLQSATIIFNNLDVKSKFDRFWKDLEVHRNNPFNLVATIAAYSDGGEEYLKQLKEYLENNILFLNSFFKEYIPEITPNIPQATYLVWLDCRKLCKKFGFNQEQLEKFMLTKAKLGLNEGRVYQKGLEGFMRLNAACPRAVLEKALNQLKDAILKEK encoded by the coding sequence ATGAAGTACAATTTTGATGAAATTATTGATAGAAAGAATAATCATTCTGTGAAATATAAGGAACTTATGAGAAAATTTGGAGTGGATGATGTAATTCCGCTTTGGATAGCAGATATGGATTTTAGGACAGCACAGCCTATAATTGACGCTCTTGAAAAAAAAGTTCAGCACGGAATTTTTGGTTATGTTTACCGTCCAGATGAATATTTTGAGTCGTTTATAAACTGGCAGAAAAGAAGATTTGGATGGGAACCAAAAAAAGAACTGCTTAGTTTTAGTATTGGAATTGTACCAAGCCTTGGGGCATTAGTTCAGATTTTTTCTGAAAAAGGTGATAAAATATTAATTCAGACACCTGTTTATTCAGAATTTTATGATATTAATGAAGACAATGCAAGAGTTGTCATTGAAAACAGGTTTATTGAAAAAAACGGAGAATATTCACTTGATTTAGAAGATTTGGAAAATAAATTAAAGGAAAATCCCAAATTATTTATTTTGTGCAATCCTCACAATCCCCTAGGGCACGTATGGACTCGTGATGAACTGGAAGCAATTGGAAATTTATGCATAAAATATAAAGTTCCTGTAATTTCCGATGAAATTCATGCTGATTTGACATTGTGGGACAATAAACATATTCCGATGGCAAGCGTTTCAGAAGAAATTAGACAAAATACAATAACTTGCACTTCGACTGGAAAAGCTTTTAATCTTGCAGGACTTCAAAGTGCAACAATTATTTTCAATAATTTAGATGTAAAATCAAAATTTGACAGATTCTGGAAAGATCTGGAAGTTCATAGAAACAATCCTTTTAACTTGGTTGCCACAATTGCTGCATATTCTGACGGTGGTGAAGAATATTTGAAGCAGTTAAAGGAATATCTGGAAAACAATATTTTATTTTTAAATAGTTTTTTCAAGGAATATATTCCAGAAATTACCCCAAACATTCCACAGGCAACATATCTAGTATGGCTAGACTGTCGAAAATTATGTAAAAAATTTGGATTTAATCAAGAACAGCTGGAAAAATTTATGCTTACAAAAGCAAAACTTGGACTAAATGAAGGACGTGTCTATCAGAAGGGGCTAGAAGGATTTATGAGGCTGAATGCCGCTTGTCCTAGAGCAGTTTTGGAAAAGGCTCTTAATCAGTTGAAAGATGCTATTTTAAAGGAAAAATAA
- a CDS encoding TetR/AcrR family transcriptional regulator, with translation MTKEYNKNFIIQQSAKLFYYKGYKNTELTDIFKACEMPNDIFYKFFSSKEELLIAVIKYHTENLINFFNSNVDDLSIHKFHYFFEKYFENIVNNKFHGGSPLGNLALELADLKNNIREELVKSYKKIELRFSFFITTLKYSFPEKYDDIVPETTARLLIALLEGTILMLKTEKESSAINDFFIFFDNLFQLNNDTDEQLESEETVSESEKMISSDVTINIPDSIENEIAGGEIDGAAINEAHNIDVSQSISDDISEEDNIQNEEIDEIKSFANFKTDDYYNDSMYYDVDSDSLINVFDDLENSKNKIEDNE, from the coding sequence ATGACTAAAGAATATAATAAAAATTTTATAATACAGCAAAGTGCAAAACTTTTTTATTATAAAGGCTATAAAAACACCGAATTAACGGATATTTTTAAGGCTTGTGAAATGCCTAACGATATTTTTTACAAGTTTTTTTCTAGCAAGGAAGAATTGCTTATTGCTGTTATAAAGTATCATACTGAAAATCTTATAAACTTCTTTAACAGCAATGTAGATGACTTATCAATCCATAAATTTCACTATTTTTTTGAAAAATATTTTGAAAATATTGTAAATAACAAGTTTCATGGTGGAAGCCCGCTTGGAAATTTAGCTTTAGAGCTAGCAGATTTAAAAAATAATATACGTGAAGAACTTGTAAAATCCTATAAAAAAATAGAACTTAGATTTTCTTTTTTTATAACTACTTTAAAATATTCTTTTCCTGAAAAATACGATGATATCGTTCCAGAAACAACGGCAAGACTTCTGATAGCTCTACTCGAAGGAACTATTCTTATGTTAAAAACTGAAAAAGAAAGTTCTGCAATTAACGACTTCTTTATATTTTTTGATAATCTTTTCCAACTTAATAATGATACTGATGAACAGCTAGAATCTGAAGAAACTGTTTCAGAAAGTGAAAAAATGATTTCTAGTGACGTAACGATCAATATTCCCGATTCTATAGAAAATGAGATCGCAGGTGGAGAAATAGATGGAGCCGCTATTAACGAAGCTCACAATATTGACGTTTCTCAAAGTATTTCAGATGATATTTCCGAAGAAGACAATATTCAGAATGAAGAAATTGATGAAATTAAAAGCTTTGCAAATTTCAAGACTGATGATTATTATAATGACAGTATGTATTATGATGTTGATTCTGATAGTCTTATCAATGTTTTTGACGATTTAGAAAATTCCAAAAATAAAATTGAAGATAATGAATAA
- a CDS encoding DHH family phosphoesterase encodes MKKNYKGNISPKEIVNEIKLSKNIILTAHINPDGDALGSLLAFYFMIDDFCKKNNMKKMIKIVVDDKLPKYMRHFEDTELIWSYEKFGEKFKHNFQNDEKFDLFISLDCANKERYGKAIEIKKLSKKSINIDHHISNTEHADFNYVEDICSTGELLYQFLEIFEIELREKIAKYMYLGIINDTGNFRHDNVTEHTFFVCSKLIGAGVNNHKIANIIFEVSEKKVGFIGELYKNKKINEYYKFISYYLTQEKMKKLSIEKDDTDGAAEMLLKIEGMELSLFVREDVDGSLKGSFRANDKYNVNKIASIFGGGGHIKAAGFKTNLSFEEILEKTYQELEK; translated from the coding sequence ATGAAAAAAAATTATAAAGGAAACATTTCTCCAAAAGAAATCGTAAATGAAATAAAACTATCTAAAAATATTATTTTAACAGCGCATATTAATCCCGATGGAGATGCATTAGGCTCGCTTTTGGCATTTTATTTTATGATAGATGATTTTTGCAAAAAAAATAATATGAAAAAAATGATAAAAATCGTTGTTGATGATAAGTTGCCTAAGTATATGCGACATTTTGAAGATACAGAATTGATTTGGAGTTATGAAAAATTTGGTGAGAAATTTAAGCATAATTTTCAAAATGATGAAAAATTTGACTTGTTTATAAGTTTAGATTGTGCAAATAAGGAAAGATATGGAAAGGCTATAGAAATAAAAAAACTTAGTAAAAAATCTATAAATATCGATCATCACATTAGCAATACTGAACATGCAGATTTTAATTATGTGGAAGACATTTGCAGTACAGGGGAGCTTTTGTATCAGTTTTTAGAGATTTTTGAGATTGAGCTGAGAGAGAAAATCGCTAAATATATGTATCTTGGAATAATTAATGATACTGGTAACTTTAGGCATGACAATGTCACAGAACATACTTTTTTTGTATGTTCCAAGTTGATTGGAGCAGGTGTTAATAATCACAAGATTGCTAATATTATTTTTGAAGTTAGTGAAAAAAAAGTTGGATTTATTGGTGAGCTTTATAAAAATAAAAAAATTAATGAGTATTATAAGTTCATAAGCTACTATTTGACACAGGAAAAAATGAAAAAGCTAAGTATTGAAAAAGATGATACAGATGGTGCGGCAGAAATGCTTTTAAAGATTGAAGGAATGGAACTTTCACTATTTGTAAGAGAAGATGTTGATGGTTCATTAAAAGGAAGTTTTCGTGCAAATGATAAATATAACGTAAATAAAATAGCTTCAATTTTTGGTGGTGGAGGACATATAAAAGCCGCTGGTTTCAAGACAAATTTATCTTTTGAGGAAATTTTGGAAAAAACATATCAAGAACTTGAAAAATAA
- a CDS encoding SPOR domain-containing protein: MSFRLNPFKVMRAVGIVAVVTYGIVLATGYKKSKETTTESVTKEMKIRNKDFYNSKDYKNNLTLPNQVVENNNETVTKELEQAKSSQPINLQQDQIAINPKNVSSQSQTNVKITNDAKKKQEETKLEVKKLEQKKQEEAKIAEQKRQEEAKIEVRQAEIRKQQQEAARKEQARVEAVKQHAKEEAARKAREEAKKNQIKSGSKKYIQVASVTSESSAREIAKKLGGNFYYKKTSVNGRTVYVVMSNMTDNPNTLKTMENQAKKAGSGYMIRSVGK, from the coding sequence ATGAGTTTTCGGTTAAATCCGTTTAAAGTAATGAGAGCAGTTGGAATTGTTGCAGTTGTTACTTATGGTATAGTGCTTGCAACAGGCTATAAAAAGTCAAAAGAAACTACGACTGAAAGCGTTACAAAAGAGATGAAAATTAGAAATAAGGATTTTTACAATTCTAAAGACTATAAAAACAATTTGACTTTACCAAATCAGGTTGTGGAAAATAATAATGAAACAGTCACAAAAGAGCTTGAGCAGGCAAAAAGCTCACAGCCAATTAATTTACAGCAAGATCAAATAGCAATTAATCCAAAAAACGTTTCATCACAATCACAAACAAATGTAAAAATAACTAATGATGCCAAAAAGAAACAGGAAGAAACAAAACTGGAAGTTAAAAAATTAGAGCAGAAAAAACAGGAAGAGGCAAAAATTGCTGAGCAGAAACGTCAGGAAGAAGCAAAAATAGAAGTTCGTCAAGCTGAAATAAGAAAACAGCAGCAGGAGGCAGCTAGAAAGGAACAGGCAAGAGTAGAAGCGGTAAAACAGCATGCTAAAGAAGAGGCAGCAAGAAAAGCAAGGGAAGAAGCCAAAAAAAATCAGATAAAAAGCGGATCTAAAAAGTACATTCAGGTAGCTTCGGTAACTTCGGAATCTTCAGCAAGAGAAATAGCTAAGAAGCTAGGTGGAAATTTCTATTATAAAAAAACTTCAGTAAATGGAAGAACAGTTTATGTAGTGATGTCAAATATGACAGACAACCCGAATACTTTAAAAACTATGGAAAATCAAGCTAAGAAAGCAGGAAGTGGCTATATGATCCGTTCTGTTGGGAAATAA
- a CDS encoding 5'-methylthioadenosine/adenosylhomocysteine nucleosidase, with product MTGIIGAVIEEAEAIKKEIKDIKENIINGISFFTGKFNDKDVVFVQSGIGKVNAAITATLLIEKFGVDEVIFSGVAGSLDERLKVGDVVIGRDVVQHDVDATAFGYKMGQIPQMKEWAFESDKELIEKTGNITDFEHQILLGRILTGDQFVSQKKIKIQLGKDFEALCVDMESGAVAQVCTRLGVKFLIIRSISDSITDDSGMEYTSFVKLAAENSKKILKEIV from the coding sequence ATGACAGGAATTATTGGAGCTGTAATTGAAGAGGCTGAGGCAATAAAAAAGGAAATTAAGGATATTAAAGAAAATATTATAAACGGAATATCGTTTTTTACTGGGAAATTTAATGATAAAGATGTTGTTTTTGTACAGTCTGGAATTGGGAAGGTAAATGCTGCGATTACTGCTACTTTATTAATTGAGAAATTTGGTGTAGATGAGGTAATTTTTTCAGGAGTTGCAGGATCGTTGGATGAAAGACTGAAAGTTGGAGATGTTGTTATTGGGCGAGATGTTGTTCAACATGATGTTGATGCTACAGCATTTGGTTATAAAATGGGACAGATTCCTCAAATGAAGGAGTGGGCATTTGAGTCAGATAAGGAACTTATTGAAAAAACTGGAAATATAACTGATTTTGAACATCAGATATTACTTGGAAGGATTTTGACTGGGGATCAGTTTGTGAGTCAAAAAAAAATAAAAATTCAGCTTGGAAAGGATTTTGAGGCACTTTGTGTGGATATGGAAAGTGGAGCTGTAGCTCAGGTTTGCACAAGATTAGGTGTAAAATTTTTGATAATCCGTTCAATTTCAGATTCGATTACAGATGATTCCGGAATGGAATACACAAGTTTTGTAAAACTTGCAGCGGAAAATTCTAAAAAAATATTAAAAGAGATTGTTTAA
- a CDS encoding FxLYD domain-containing protein: MKKKILLIGIMLGISSCGIVGGVGSVVGGTIKAAGGITGAVIGTTGKLIGGIIGGKDGEIKAKNTKYKFSDAEVEITGNKTIVTGILTHNGVTKRNLTIEIPCFDENGAKIGDAVDNISSLGKDEKWEFQAVLNTNETKTCKLKDTYVYEGSINTTIENNDGSENINNIDKEQK, from the coding sequence GTGAAAAAAAAGATTTTGTTAATTGGAATAATGCTTGGAATTTCATCTTGTGGAATTGTTGGCGGAGTTGGAAGTGTAGTTGGAGGAACTATAAAAGCTGCAGGTGGGATTACTGGAGCGGTTATTGGGACAACTGGTAAATTGATTGGAGGTATTATTGGTGGAAAAGATGGAGAAATAAAGGCCAAAAATACAAAATATAAATTTTCAGATGCAGAAGTTGAAATAACAGGCAATAAGACTATTGTTACAGGGATTTTAACACATAATGGAGTAACAAAGAGAAATTTAACTATTGAGATTCCATGTTTTGATGAAAATGGAGCAAAAATTGGAGATGCAGTTGACAATATAAGTTCGCTTGGAAAAGATGAAAAATGGGAATTTCAGGCAGTTCTTAATACAAATGAGACAAAGACTTGCAAGTTGAAGGATACTTATGTTTATGAAGGAAGTATAAATACAACTATTGAAAATAATGATGGTTCTGAAAATATAAATAATATTGATAAAGAACAAAAATAA